One window of Desulfarculus baarsii DSM 2075 genomic DNA carries:
- a CDS encoding MarR family winged helix-turn-helix transcriptional regulator, producing the protein MKLQLFPIEQSHGFIMRLAANRMKSGLNRAFAAAGLEHTAEHWSVLSALMGRDGQSQTEVSQNVTKDRQNITRIIDALEAAGLVQRRAHPSDRRCNQVFITAAGRQAHQRLTAVAEGFTRAAFAGLGQGELDELTRINKIIANNINKIYEKED; encoded by the coding sequence ATGAAGCTGCAACTGTTTCCCATCGAGCAATCCCACGGATTCATCATGCGTTTGGCCGCCAACCGCATGAAAAGCGGGCTCAACCGGGCCTTCGCCGCCGCCGGGTTGGAGCACACCGCCGAGCACTGGTCGGTGCTTTCGGCCCTGATGGGCCGAGATGGCCAATCGCAGACCGAAGTCAGCCAAAACGTCACCAAGGACCGCCAAAACATCACGCGCATCATCGACGCCTTGGAGGCGGCCGGGCTGGTCCAGCGGCGGGCCCATCCCAGCGATCGCCGTTGCAACCAGGTTTTCATCACCGCCGCCGGCCGCCAGGCCCACCAACGGCTGACCGCCGTGGCCGAAGGCTTCACCCGGGCGGCCTTTGCCGGGCTCGGCCAGGGCGAGCTGGACGAACTGACGCGGATAAACAAGATTATCGCCAATAATATTAATAAGATATACGAAAAGGAAGACTGA